One part of the Natator depressus isolate rNatDep1 chromosome 28, rNatDep2.hap1, whole genome shotgun sequence genome encodes these proteins:
- the EIF4A1 gene encoding eukaryotic initiation factor 4A-I, which yields MSACLESRSRDNGPEGMDPDGIIESNWNEIVDSFDDMNLSESLLRGIYAYGFEKPSAIQQRAILPCIKGYDVIAQAQSGTGKTATFAISILQQIELDLKATQALVLAPTRELAQQIQKVVMALGDYMGASCHACIGGTNVRAEVQKLQMEAPHIIVGTPGRVFDMLNRRYLSPKFIKMFVLDEADEMLSRGFKDQIYDIFQKLKVAARLLGGTMSPRPPLARSLIN from the exons ATGTCTGCGTGTCTGGAGAGCCG TTCTAGAGACAATGGCCCCGAGGGAATGGACCCCGATGGCATCATTGAG aGCAACTGGAATGAGATCGTTGACAGCTTTGACGACATGAACCTGTCGGAGTCCCTGCTGCGGGGAATTTACGCCTATGGATTTGAGAAGCCCTCCGCCATCCAGCAGAGAGCCATTCTTCCTTGTATCAAGG GTTATGATGTCATTGCACAAGCTCAGTCTGGTACTGGGAAGACGGCCACCTTCGCCATTTCTATCCTCCAGCAGATCGAGCTGGACCTCAAGGCGACCCAGGCCTTGGTGCTGGCCCCAACCCGAGAGTTGGCCCAGCAG ATCCAGAAGGTCGTGATGGCCCTCGGGGACTACATGGGGGCCTCCTGCCACGCCTGTATTGGGGGCACCAACGTCCGGGCCGAGGTGCAGAAGCTGCAGATGGAAGCGCCCCACATCATTGTGGGGACTCCGGGCCGTGTCTTCGACATGTTGAACAGGAGATACCTGT ctcccaaaTTCATTAAGATGTTCGTCCTGGACGAGGCCGACGAGATGCTGAGTCGGGGGTTCAAGGATCAGATTTACGACATATTCCAGAAGCTGA AGGTTGCAGCAAGACTGCTGGGCGGGACAATGAGCCCACGGCCCCCACTAGCCCGCTCCCTGATTAACTGA
- the SENP3 gene encoding LOW QUALITY PROTEIN: sentrin-specific protease 3 (The sequence of the model RefSeq protein was modified relative to this genomic sequence to represent the inferred CDS: inserted 1 base in 1 codon) has product MTPLGGAGGSSVLGGGGGGAGSRSEAPLSGGGEHVGAMKETIQAKKLWGPSPGLREPPRRERLRLASQDWEEPQPPAPKHGGCFEGGRRLAYTKEQPPGFDSEEEGHAGDWDLPRVAGWARSKTTGEKVARSGGPDWPFAGGRPPLLGASRRRCQLRRRQRARRAFRMLLYSKCSSLAFPWKLWGKLACRGRRRGSAKRTRSSLSPGSQPDDDLKGCPLEEEEEDCQGGAKPGPCPLRFRPRPSPRLDYHLGGAFAPSPPRLTLLGALMGEEPGSXPYPQYAQLQRADGAMEVGGEDGARLPAERSPPGSRREAPTLDGDPGPAGALPNGFASLAPDGDLGALAAASSDPSIVISNVCSIGGAHAVEEFFRAKDGPGGPPREAPPGEKAAQLSPLREEHVTCVQSILDEFLQAYGSLIPVSTDEVVEKLEDIFQQEFSTPQRKGTVQQLIQSYQRMPGNAMVRGFRVNYKRHVLTMDDLQTLYGPNWLNDQVMNMYGDLVMDTVPDKVHFFNSFFYDKLRTKGYEGVKRWTKNVDIFNKDLLLIPIHLEVHWSLVSVDVRQKSITYFDSQRTLNRRCPKHICRYLQAEADKKDRPDFRDGWRGSFKMNVARQNNDSDCGAFVLQYCKFLALGRAFTFTQQDMPKLRRQMYKELCHCKLSV; this is encoded by the exons ATGACGCCATTGGGCGGCGCCGGCGGCTCCTCGGTCctgggaggcggcggcggcggcgcaggGAGCCGGAGCGAGGCCCCGCTCTCCGGGGGGGGTGA GCACGTCGGAGCCATGAAGGAAACCATCCAGGCCAAGAAGCTGtggggccccagccctgggctccgtGAGCCCCCGAGGCGGGAGAGGCTGCGCCTGGCGTCCCAGGACTGGGAGGAGCCCCAACCCCCGGCCCCCAAGCATGGCGGCTGCTTCGAAGGCGGGCGCCGGCTGGCCTACACCAAAGAGCAACCCCCGGGCTTCGACAGCGAGGAGGAAGGCCACGCCGGCGACTGGGACTTGCCTCGCGTCGCGGGCTGGGCCCGGAGCAAAACCACCGGGGAGAAGGTGGCCAGGAGCGGAGGCCCGGACTGGCCCTTTGCCGGGGGGCGGCCACCGCTCCTGGGGGCCAGCAGGCGGCGCTGCCAGCTGCGACGGCGTCAGCGGGCCCGGCGGGCTTTCCGCATGCTGCTGTATTCCAAATGctcctccctggccttcccctgGAAGCTGTGGGGCAAGCTGGCCTGCCGGGGGCGCCGGCGGGgcagcgccaagcggactcgctCCTCCCTCTCGCCCGGCTCCCAGCCCGACGACGACCTGAAAGGCTgccccctggaggaggaggaggaggactgcCAGGGCGGGGCCaagccagggccctgccccttgcGCTTCCGGCCCCGCCCCTCGCCCCGATTGGACTACCACCTGGGCGGGGCCTtcgccccctcgcccccccggctCACCCTGCTGGGGGCGCTGATGGGCGAGGAGCCCGGCT TCCCGTACCCGCAGTACGCCCAGCTGCAGCGGGCGGACGGCGCCATGGAGGTGGGCGGGGAGGACGGCGCCCGGCTCCCAGCAGAGCGGTCGCCCCCCGGGAGCAGGAGAGAGGCGCCCACGCTGGACGGGGACCCAG gccccGCGGGCGCCCTGCCCAACGGCTTCGCCTCCCTGGCCCCCGACGGCGACCTCGGAGCCCTGGCCGCCGCCTCTTCGGACCCCAGCATCGTCATCAGCAATGTCTGCAGCATCGGCGGGGCCCACGCGGTGGAGGAGTTCTTCCGGGCCAAAGATGGGCCCGGAGGGCCCCCGAGAGAGGCGCCCCCCGGGGAGAAGGCGGCACAACTCAGCCCCTTGCGGGAGGAACACGTCACCTGTGTACAGA GCATTCTGGATGAGTTCCTTCAGGCCTACGGCAGCCTCATCCCCGTCAGCACCGATGAGGTGGTGGAGAAGCTAGAAGACATTTTCCAGCAAGAGTTTTCCACGCCACAGAG GAAGGGCACGGTGCAGCAGCTGATCCAGTCGTACCAGCGCATGCCGGGCAACGCCATGGTGAGGGGCTTCCGGGTGAATTACAAGCGCCACGTGCTGACCATGGACGACCTGCAGACACTCTACGGCCCCAACTGGCTCAATGACCAG GTCATGAATATGTACGGGGACCTCGTCATGGATACGGTGCCAGACAAG gtccATTTCTTCAACAGTTTTTTCTATGATAAGCTACGAACGAAGGGGTACGAGGGGGTGAAACGCTGGACCAAAAAT GTGGACATCTTCAACAAGGACCTGCTGCTCATCCCCATCCACCTGGAGGTGCACTGGTCCCTGGTCTCCGTGGACGTGAGGCAGAAGAGCATCACCTACTTCGACTCCCAGCGGACGCTCAACCGCCGCTGCCCCAAG cacatctGTAGGTACCTCCAGGCTGAAGCAGACAAGAAGGATCGGCCGGACTTCAGAGATGGCTGGAGGGGCTCCTTTAAGATG aacGTGGCCAGGCAGAATAACGACAGCGACTGCGGAGCCTTTGTCCTGCAG tacTGCAAGTTCCTGGCGCTGGGCCGGGCATTCACCTTCACCCAGCAGGACATGCCGAAGCTCCGGCGACAGATGTACAAGGAGCTTTGCCACTGCAAACTCAGCGTGTGA
- the LOC141978735 gene encoding thialysine N-epsilon-acetyltransferase-like, whose translation MECVVRPCRAEDCVEVVRMIKELAEFEKLPDQVQINDQVLREDGFANDPFYRCLVAEVPPEHRSRDGHTVVGYGLYFFTYSTWKGRNIYMEDLYVMPEFRGKGIGKKLMSKIAEIGVENRCTQMKFMVLDWNQAAIDFYQGQGAVDLTAAEGWHFFHFEGDALEQLAQGQLGQ comes from the exons ATGGAGTGCGTTGTCcggccctgcagggctgaagacTGTGTGGAGGTCGTGCGGATGATAAAG GAGCTGGCAGAGTTTGAGAAGCTCCCGGACCAGGTACAAATCAATGACCAAG TGCTCAGGGAAGATGGTTTCGCCAACGACCCTTTCTACAGATGTCTGGTGGCAGAGGTCCCACCCGAACACCGGAGTCGAGACG GACACACCGTCGTGGGGTACGGCCTCTATTTCTTCACCTACAGTACCTGGAAAGGCAGAAACATCTACATGGAAGACCTGTACGTCATGCCTGAGTTCAGAG GTAAAGGCATTGGCAAGAAGCTTATGAGTAAAATCGCAGAG ATTGGTGTGGAGAACAGATGCACCCAGATGAAGTTTATGGTGCTGGACTGGAATCAAGCGGCCATCGACTTCTACCAGGGCCAGGGGGCGGTGGACCTCACGGCCGCGGAGGGCTGGCACTTCTTCCACTTCGAAGGAGATGCCCTGGAGCAGCTGGCACAGGGGCAGCTGGGACAGTGA
- the LOC141978734 gene encoding thialysine N-epsilon-acetyltransferase-like yields MPAAMSYVVRPWALRDLKDVMQLIREGATFHKALDQVKTTPEALREDGFGRHPKFGCLVAEVPPEHRSKDGRTIVGYQFHYFRYCTWQGRLVIGEDLYVMPEFRGQGIGTSLLSQVAKLALAHGFTQFQFLSANWNQPATALYEKLGAVDVTATDNWLVWHIEGQAVGEMAKRATQ; encoded by the exons atgCCAGCAGCCATGAGCTATGTTGTCCGACCCTGGGCCCTGAGGGACCTCAAGGACGTCATGCAGCTGATTCGG GAAGGGGCAACGTTTCacaaggctttggatcaggtcaaaACTACCCCCGAAG CGCTCAGGGAGGACGGCTTCGGGAGGCACCCCAAGTTTGGCTGTCTGGTAGCCGAAGTTCCCCCTGAGCACAGGAGCAAAGACG GGCGCACCATCGTCGGGTACCAGTTCCATTATTTCAGATACTGCACCTGGCAAGGGCGGCTCGTTATCGGGGAGGATCTGTACGTCATGCCGGAGTTCAGAG GCCAAGGGATTGGCACCAGTTTACTGAGCCAAGTGGCCAAG CTCGCGCTGGCCCACGGCTTCACCCAGTTCCAGTTCTTGTCGGCCAACTGGAACCAGCCGGCCACGGCGCTGTACGAGAAACTGGGGGCCGTGGACGTGACGGCGACGGACAACTGGCTCGTCTGGCACATCGAGGGGCAGGCCGTGGGGGAGATGGCGAAGCGGGCGACACAGTGA